DNA sequence from the Chryseobacterium turcicum genome:
ATCGATTCCAAGAATTGTAGCGCCTTTCCGTTTTAATTCTTCGAGTGCTTTTGTACCGAGAACCAATATTAAACTGGGGTACGAGTTTCAAAACCGTACAACATTATATTCTTTAAATACATTGAATGCTACATTTGGGTATCAATGGAAAGAAAATGTAAGGAAAGAGCATGAATTGAATATCATTGATGTTTCTTTGATTCGTCCGGCAGACATTACTGAAAAATTTGAAACTAAATCTAAAGGTAACCCTTACCTTCAAAGAATAACTGACAAGCAACTTATTTTCGGTCCCACTTATTCTTACACCTACTCTACCACAATGCTTCCGAAAAAAAATACTTTCTATTATAAAGGAATGCTCGATTTAGCAGGAAATATTACAGGCCTAGTAACTGGAGCCAATGTAAGAGAAGGAAAAGAGAAAACAATATTTGGAGTTCCTTTTAGTCAATATGCCAAAATTGAAAATGATGTAAGATTCTACCGTAAGTTTAGTGAGAAAACATCTTTCGCATCGAGATTTATTGCAGGAGTTGCCATTCCGTATGGAAATTCAGAACATATCCCTTTCTCACGACAGTTTTTTGTAGGAGGAAGTAATAGTATCAGGGCATTCCGTGCAAGAACTTTGGGACCTGGGAGCTACGACCCCCGAACTCCCGATACAAACAGAGCGCTTTTTGACCAGGCGGGTGACATAAAATTAGAATTAAATGCTGAATACAGAGCCAATCTTTATAAATTCTTAAATGTTGCTGCATTTGTAGATGCCGGAAACATCTGGTTGATGAATGATGATATCAATGATGAAGGAGTCAATACAAGACCTGGAGGAAAATTTTCTAAAGATTTTTTAACCGAAATTGCTGTAGGAGCCGGAGTTGGTTTACGACTTGACTTTTCAATTTTAGTTTTAAGATTAGATTTGGCAATGCCTTTAAGAGTTCCTTATTATGAAAAAGGTGACCGATGGACTTTTGACAGAATTAATTTTGGAGATTCCAGCTGGAGAAGAGATAATCTAATACTGAATATTGCCATTGGATATCCATTTTAAATGGTTTCTGACAATTGGAGAATAGCTTTTGGCTTTTTAACTAATTAATTTTTAGACTTTGGTTTAAAACTTGAATGATTCAATAGGAACGGTCTTCAGCCCGTTTTTGTTGAGTACAAATCAAATTGGCTTTAGCCAAAACGTACTTTCAAATTTTAAACTCTCAAAACACCAAATTATGCTTAAAGAAATCAAATTTTTCTGGGAAACCGTGAAAGCGACCTTTACAGAATGGAATAATTCATCAGCTTCTAACGATTCAGCGAGTCTGGCTTATTATGCGATTTTCTCTATTCCTGGTTTGTTAATCATCATTATTTGGATTGCAGGGTATTTCTTTGGGGAAGAAGCCATTCGCGGGCAAATCAGTACTCAAATCAGCGGATTGATGGGTCAGGATGTTGCCAAAAGCATTCAGGATATGATTGCCGGTGCACTCATTGATAAAGAAAATATTTTCATGAAAATTGTGGGTGTCGGCTCATTGGTTTATGGTTCTACTACTCTATTTTTTCAGTTACAGAAATCTTTGAATAATCTTTGGGATGTAGAAGCTGCCCCTAAAAAAGCTTTAGTAAAATTTCTTTTAGACCGTGCCAATTCATTAGGGATGATTTTGATTTTAGGATTTCTGCTCATGATTACCATGGTTTTATCATCCTTAATTGGACTCTTTAATAATTTTATCACCACCTATTTTGGTCTTGAAACTTATATCATTGTAGAAATTATTAATTTCACGGTAGGATTTTTAGTGATTGTTGTGCTTTTTGCCTTAATGTTTAAAGTACTTCCTGATGTAGAAATCAGCTGGAAATCAGTATGGAAAGGGGCATTATTAACCGCTGTCCTGTTTACTTTAGGTAAATTTTTACTGAGTCTTTATTTTGGACAGTTTAAACCTACCTCAGCATTTGGAACTGCCGGTACCGTTATTTTAATTATGATGTGGATTAATTATTCGTGTATGTTGATTTTCTTCGGTGCCGAATTTACAAAAGTCTACACTTATCGAAAAGGCTATAAAATTGTCCCTTCAAAACACGCAAAATGGAGCAGTGCAAAACTGTATAGAGACAGCCAAAATGAGACTCGTATTTCTAATCAGAAAAATGAAACGCCTAAATTTAGTAATTCAGACGTTTAAATTAACAAAATGAGATGTCTTATTTTAAAAGATAAGACGTCTCAGTTTTTAACTATAAAAGCTTTTAAGATTTTGAACCTTGATAAGGTTAATAAACTTAATGAATGTCCGTTTTAATCATAACATCCGATATCAACAGGCACTTTGTCATTCTGAAAGAATCTCAACATATTAAATATAAAGCATCTTAGATTCCTACGGAAAGACAAATAAGGCGTTAAAAATTAAGTTATTATTAATTGTAAATATTTGTTAAACTTATAAAAAAATCCTCCCGAAAGTCTCAGGAGGATTAGTTTTTACATTCTGTTTACAGTACCTATTCCCAGTAAGCTTAATGATTTTTTTATCGTTTTTGCCGTGAGATCTGATAAATTCAAACGGAATTGTTTTAAATTCTCATCCTCAGTTTTTAATATCGGATTACTTTGATAAAATGAATTATATGATTTAACCAAATCATAAAGATAATTCGCAACCAAAGCCGGACTTAAAACTTCAGCCGCTTTTTCAACAATACCTTTATAATTTGCCAACTGCATTATCAATTCTTTTTCAGACTGATTCAGTTCAATATCATTAATTTCTTTATATTCAAAATTTGCTTTAGCCAATAAAGACTGAATACGTGCAAAAGTGTACTGAATGAAAGGCCCCGTATTTCCATTAAAATCAATACTCTCTTCAGGATTGAAAAGCATTTTTTTCTTAGGATCAACTTTCAACATGAAATACTTCAAGGCTCCGATTCCTACGTTTTCGTAGTTTTCATTCTTTTCCTCTTCAGTAAAGTTTTCTAATTTCCCTAGTTCTTCAGATTTAGATTTAGCAATATCAAACATATCCTGCATCAAATCATCCGCATCTACTACAGTTCCTTCACGGGATTTCATTTTTCCGTTTGGAAGTTCTACCATCCCGTAAGATAAGTGATACAGCTGATTTGCCCATTCATAACCTAATTTTCCTAAGATTTTAAATAAAACCTGGAAGTGATAATCCTGCTCGTTTCCTACCGTATAAATAAGTTTCTGAATATTGTTTTCTTTAAAACGCTCTACCGCTGTACCCAAATCCTGAGTCATATAGACAGAAGTACCGTCTGAACGAAGTAATAATTTCTCATCTAAACCGTCTTCAGTTAAATCGCACCAAACCGAACCGTCTTCTTTCTTGTACAGTACTCCTTTATCCAAACCTTCCTGAATAAGGTCTTTCCCTAAAATGTACGTATTGCTCTCGTATTGAATCTGGTCAAAACTTACCCCAAGTCTGCTGTAAGTTTGATTAAACCCTTCATACACCCACGAGTTCATTTCAGCCCAAAGACTTCTTACTTTTTCGTCTCCATTTTCCCAATCTAAAAGCATTTGCTGAGCTTCTTTCATTAAAGGAGCCTCTTTTTTAGCTTGATCTTCAGAAAGTCCCTGCTCTATCAAAGCAGCAATTTCTTTTTTATACTCTTGGTCAAATTTTACGTAATAATTCCCTACAAACTTATCGCCTTTAATATGATGAGTTGCCGGAGTTTCTCCATTACCAAATTTCTCCCAAGCCAACATCGACTTACAGATATGAATTCCTCTATCGTTGATAATCTGAGCTTTTAATACATCATATCCGGCTTCCTCAAGAATCTGTGCTACAGAAAAACCTAATAAATTATTTCTGATATGCCCTAAGTGAAGTGGTTTGTTGGTATTCGGTGAAGAATACTCTACCATCACAGTTGCATTTTTCTTTTCTATTGTTGAAAAACCTTCAGTAACAGAGGTAAACTGGTCTACAAAAAACTGGTTCTGAACTTTTACATTTAAAAATCCTTTTACCACATTGAAGCTTTCAAGCAATTCGGTTTGAGTCGTTAAAGCTTCACCCAGTTCTACACCAATGCTTTCAGGGTTTTTCTTCAATTGTTTTACCAAAGGAAAAGTAACGATGGTAAAATCTCCCTCAAATTCAGTTTTATTCTCCTGAATTTCAAGGTTGATATCTTTCAACTGATAGACATTAAGAATAACGTCTGCCAATTTTTGTTCTAATATATCTTTAATATTCATTGTTCTAATTTGAAATGCAAATATACGGAAATAAAAAAACCGCACTAAGGCGGTTTTAATATGAATGTTAAAAGAATGTTGAATATTAATTAATGTCCCAAATAAGTTTAGTATTCATTTTATCTCCTCCAATTGCACTGGCTGCAGCTTGATAATTAGTTGTATTTAATGTTTGAACGGAAGTAGGATAAAATAATCTCGTCGGCAAATCTGTTAACCCGGCAATAAGTGATGTAAATGTATATGTAGTTTGACCACCTGTCGTAGCAACGTTCAAATTAGCAGTTTGTCCTGGTAGCAATAATGTATTTGGATAACCTGTTCTTCTATATTCTGCCCATGCTTCGTAAGGTTGCATAAACAATGCAATATATTTTTGTGTCAATACGTTTTGCTGAGAAGCAGGAGGTAAATTGTTAATATATGCGGTAATATCTACTACTGGAACGCCCCATCTTTCCATTGAAGCCCTCACCCCGTTGGTATAATTAGCTTGAGACCAACCATTTGCTTCTGCTAACAAAAACTGAACTTCAGAATATTCCATTAAGATTTCTGTGTAGGCAGGCTTTAAAATATTGGTACTGAAAAAATTAGCAGAGGCAGTTTGACTTGCAGTTAATGAACTAGGAATTCCATAAGGCATGCCATTGTAATCTGCAGGATTTGTCGATTCGGTAACTGCATTGTTTAGAATCATTGTCTGAGTAGCACCAACCGGACTTGCATACTTAAATAATCTTTTGTCTAACCCAAAATTTCCCGTAGTTCCCTTTAATAAATTTATAAATGTTTTGGAAATTGCAAAATCTGATCTTTCACGAAAATCATTAAATAAAGGAGAAGGATTTACCAAATTATTCTCATAAGTTAATCCCACATTATCTGCATTTGAAGTCATTACTCCAGATGCAATAGCTTCATTAATATGAGTTTGAGCACTTGGAATAACTCCCTTTACTCTCGTTGCTACACGTAATCTTAAAGAATTAGCAAACTTTTTAAGCTTTTCTCCCGATCCAAATAATGCATCACCTTGAGTAAAAACAACTTCGTTTGTATCAATCATTTCAGAAGCTTCTTTCAACTCTTTTAAAATATCTGTATATACTTTTTTCTGGCTTGCAAATTTCGGTTGCAAGGTAACATCAATATTGAGAGCCTGAAAATCAGCATCCTGATTACCGAATGAGTAATAGGGAATATCGCCGAAAGAATCTGCCAAAGTAAGGAAAACGTAAGAAAGCATGATTCTTGAAGCTGCAATTTGATTTTCATTTGGACCATAAGTAACCATCTGAACTTTTGTTGCAGGGTTTGTATTCAAATCTATTATTTGCTTATAATCCTGTGCTACACGGTAAGAAAAACTCCATAATGATACTCCGGTAGAAAGCCTGTATTGATAACGGTCTTCTTCAGTATATCCTGTCTGAGCAGAATATTGTACCCAAGGCAATACAATTCTCCCAGATTGCCATTCGTCTCTGGTATTATCCATCAGTTCTTTATTAGCACTGTTGAAAATACCATATGTAAGAGGTTTATCTGTAGAATTGGGGTTAATATCTATTTCATCAAACTTGTCTGAGCAACTATTGGAAATCATTGAAAAAGCTGCGACCGATAATATTATAGCTATTTTTTTCATTTTTAATTAAAATTTAAAGTTAACATTGAATCCAAAAGTTCTTGTTGATGGTAAAGAACCACCTTCCATACCCTGAATATTTCCAGATCCGTAAGAAGTATTTTCAGGATCTATACCCTTATTTGCCAAATTCCATGCAAATACATTTCTTGCAAATGCAGAAATTCTGATTCCTTCAAATACATTTCCTATAAGTGATTTTGGCAACTCATATCCGATTGTTACATCTCTTAACTTTATATAACTTGCATCAAAAACGTTTTGAGCATCTACGGTATTGTAATAAGTACTACCCCAAGTTTGAGCATCAAGAAGAATATCATTTTGGGTACCGTCTTCTTTCACACCAGCAAGTACGATCCCTGCTTCTCTGTTTCCACCAAGAGCAGATTCTTCAAGCATTCCCGAGTACATTCCCCACATATGAGTGGTAGAAAAATATTTCCCACCTTGCTGAATATCAATCAAGAATGATAAGCTTAGTGATTTATATTTTAGGGTGTTTCTGAATCCCATATTATATTCGGGAAGAATTGATCCTAGAGATTTTAAATCTGAAGCTTTATAGAAACCATTTTCATCAACAACTTTATTGCCATTTCCATCATAAACGAAATCGGTTCCTAAAATTGTACCATAAGCCTGTCCGACCTGTGCCACTAATTGTGCTCTAAATGGAGCATTCGTAAGAACATAATTTTGTAAATCACCGTACAAATTAACTAACCTGTTTCTGTTTCTGGCAAAATTCCAGGTAACGTTCCACGAAAAGTTTTCATTTCTTATTGGTACTACATTCACCATTGCTTCAATACCTTTATTGGTCATCTCACCCGCATTAATTCTTTTAAATAAATAACCTGTCGCAGGATCTATAGGTAGTGCAATAATTAAATCTTTAGATTTTGTATCGTAATATGTGAAATCTAAACTCACTCTATTTTTAAATAAGCTAGCTTCAATACCAATTTCTTGAGTAACCTTCAATTCCGGTTTAATATTTGGGTCATTGGATGTATTTGGATTTGAATATTGTGGTGAACCATTAAACGGAAGTCCTATTTCTGTATAAGTCAGCCTGTTGTAAGGATCTGTTCCTAAAGCAATATTAGACCACCCCGCTCTAATTTTACCAAAAGATAACCAATCAGCATTTAATACTTTTGAAAATACAAAACTACCCGTTACTGATGGATAAAACTGATCATCGTTCAACATTGAAAACCAGTCATTTCTTCCTGTTCCCTCTACGAACAACATATCTTTATATCCTAAAGAGACCGATCCAAAAACACTTTTGACAGATGAATGAGAATCATAATTTGTTGCCAAAGAATTCTCTATTCCATTATTTAAATTATAAAGACCCGGAATAATTAATCCACCTACAGTTGTACCACGAAGCCAACTCATTTTATTATCTCTAATATTAAATCCAGCAAAAGCATTTAAGCTGAAATCACCAAAATTATTATTGTAGTGTGCTCTACCTTCATAATTGAACTCAGAAACATTTCTTTTTTCAAGTGTATAATTTGAAATTGCTTGAGATCCAACTGCAACCCTTGAGCTGATATTTTGTGAGTACAAATCTGCATATACTTTACCCGTAATATAAAAATGCTTATCTATGTTGTACGTCAAACCTGCATTACCGAAAAATCGATTTCTGCTATCAGCAGAAGTATTTTCGAAAATTGTCCAATAAGGGTTATCCGAATATTTAGGAGCGGCATTATCCCAAGAAGTTCTATTCCAGGTTCTTTGGCTTCCGTCTGCTAATTTATAATCCATTAATTTTACAAAATCTAAATTTCGCTGTCCGAATTGATAAAATTTTTGAGCTACTGAATTATCTCCATATCCAACCTCAGGTCTATTAAAACCTTCAGTATGTACATAATTTAATACAGCATCTGCTTTCAATTTTTCAGAAAGTTTAGAATTTAAATTGATGCTGAAATTATCTTTTTTAATTTTTGATGTGGGAACAATACCATTGATATTAGTATTTGTATAAGATAAACGCACATTGGTATCACCAAAAGATTTTGCAACCGATAAATTATTGGTATAGGCGACACCTGTTTTAAAGAAAGAATCTACATCGTTTTTCGGTGCAATAAATGGAACGGGCTTTAAGTAATCAGCGGAAAATTCAGGATCAAACGCATACCAAGGAAGATACATAAGATTGGGATCATATTTTGGTCCCCAAGAAGCATCTGTCTGATATTCCTGAATATTATACGTTGTTCCATTAATTGATTGAGTAGGAAGAGTAAACTGAGATCCACCTCCATATTGATTTTGTAATTTTGGTCTGATATAGATTTCTTCAAACGCAACACCTGTATTGAACTGAACATCAGTTTTACCTTTTTTAGCTGATTTTGTTGTGTATAAAATAGCTCCATTTCCTGCTCTAGATCCATAAAGTGCCGCTGCAGGACCACCCTTTAATACAGTTACACTTTCAATATCATCAGGATTAATGTCAAAGGAAGCGTCTCCATAATCTCTACCACCTGCTCCTCTCTGTGTATCTACATCGTTTACGTTTGAATTATCCAAAGGAACACCATCAACAATAATTAATGGTCTGTTTTCTCCAGTAATAGAGCTGATTCCACGCATTGTAATTCTAGTAGAACCTCCCATCGTACTGGGAGCAGTAACTTGAACTCCGGCAACATTTCCTGATAAGGCACTTACCGCATTCGTTTGTCCTGCATCAGAAATTACATCACCTTTGATTTCTTGAGAAGCATATCCTAAAGCTTTTTTTTCTCTCTTAATTCCTAGTGCAGTAACAACTACACCTTCGATTTCTTGTGTTTTTAGGGAATCTCCCGGCTTTATTTGCGCTTGTGCAACCACAAAAGACGAGGAAAGTACTAAAATTAGCACCCCTGCGGTTAATTTCTTCATATTAATATTAATTTTGCGTTAACAAAGTTGTAAAAACTTCTCTTATAAAACTGTTAAAATTTCAAAAAATTATTATTTTTAACATAATAATCAAGCTTTTAATGCATTTTTACAACTCTCAAATGTTAATATTTATGGATTTACTAAAAAAATGGTCAAAAGATTATATCGAAGCAGGTTGCGATGAGGTAGGAAGAGGTTGTTTGTGCGGGCCGGTAGTTGCAGCAGCAGTAATTTTAGATGAAAATTTTGAGCAAAACCTCATCAATGATTCAAAGAAATTGAGCTTTAAAACCCGAATGGATTTGGATAGTTATATTAAAGATAATGTGAAAAGTTTTGCCATTGCTGAGCTTCCGCCCTCTTTTATAGATGAGCACAATATACTGAATGCCAGCATTCATGCCATGCACAATGCTTTAGATAAACTTGCTATAAGACCTGAATTTATATTGGTAGATGGAAATAAATTTCATCCTTATAATTTTATTCCGCATCAATGCGTAATTAAAGGAGATTCTAAATTTTTGTCAATTGCAGCGGCTTCTATTTTAGCCAAGAATTATAGAGATAAATTGATGATTGAGCTTCATGAAGAACACCCCGAGTATGGATGGAATACCAACTTTGGTTATGCCACAAAAAAGCACCAGGAAGCCCTGATAAAGCATGGTATAACGAAACATCACCGTTTGTCTTTCCGATTAAAATATGACTAAAATATTTCACTAGTGAATTATCATTAAAGAAATAAGTCAAATCTTAATTTAAATTATTTCTAAATAAAAAAGAGAAGCAATAAATTGCTTCTCTTTTTGTTATAATAAGTTATTTTTTCTTGCCTTTCGTTTGCTCTTGCGTTTTCTGAGCATCCTGAGCCTTTTCCATCATTTCTCTCATTCGCTTTTGGAACTTTCCTTCAGCTTTAGGCTTTTCTTTGTTGGCCTGAATTTGAGCATGAATTTTCTTTTCATCCAGAATCACATACTTAATAACAAGAATAATCAAGATATTAATCGCATTCGATACAAAATAATACCAAGATAAACCTGAAGCAGAAGTGTTAAGGAAGAATAAGAATGTAATCGGGAAGATATACATAATCACTTTCATATTTGGCATTCCCTCCTGTTGTGGCTGCTGCATATTTCCTGAAGTCATTACTGTATAGATTAAAATCACAATGGTACATGCAATCGCAAAAACACTTAAGTGATCTCCTAAGAAAGGAACATTAAATGGTAATTTAATTAAATCATCATATGCTGTAAGATCTTTTGCAAACCAGAACCCTTGTCCTCTTAAGTCGATAAAGTTCGGAAAGAATCTAAATAATGCATAGAAAATAGGAATCTGTACCAATGCCGGAAGACATCCCGCCATTTGATTTACGCCTGCCTTTCTGTAGATTTCCATCGTAGCCTGTTGCTTTTTCATAGGATCTGCATCCTTGAATTTTGCATTAGCTTCATCAATCTCCGGACGAATTACCTTCATCATGGCACTCAATTTATGCTGCTTATACATAATTGGTGATAAAATCAACTTCACAATAATGGTCATTAGGAAAATTACCCAACCTGCAGATATTCCCCAGCTCGCAATAATACTGTATAACCACATGAAGAAATAACGGTTCATTGCACCAATGAAAGACCAACCTAAAGGTAAAATTTCGTCAAAATTTTTGTCGTAAGATTTTAATAAAGGCAAATCTAATGGCATGAAATACCATGTAAAATCTTGATTCAACTCACTTCCCTGCATCTGAACAAAACCTTCAAAATTAAGCTTCTTCAAATACTCACCTTCTTCAATACCTTCTTGATTTCCTTTACTGTGGGTAAACCCGTTTTTAGCTTCAATTACTGATGAGAAAAACTGCTGTTTTACACCGATCCAATTAAGGGTTTCTTTTTCCTCATTCATCTCTGTTCTGCCATCATAATCATAATCTTTATAATTATTAAATGCATACGCAAATTCTGAATGGGTTTGCTCCTGAGCTCTACCTTTTTCAAGGTTTCTCACTCGGTAATCCCAAATAAAATCTGCTTTATTATCAGAAGTTACATTCGCTAGACCTTGAGTTCTTACTTTAAAATCTAAAGTATATTGATCTTTAAGCTCTGCTTTAGGATTATTATTAATCGTATAAATAAACTGAATGGTTGCACCGTTGTAATTTGCCGTTAACGTAACAGAATTACCATTAACAACCGGAGAAAACACCAAATCTTTGGTATTAACCGTTTTTCCTGTTTTATCTTTAAACTGAAAACCGTAGCTCGAATTATTCTTAGTAATCAAATTAAGCGGAAGATCTGCCTTATCGGTTTTGCGATCATATGCTTTGTACTTTAAGAGTTCAACTTTTGAAACCTGACCTCCCAAACTTGAAAACTCAAGGCTTAACTCGTTGTTTGCCAAATTGGAAACCTGAATTGCATTCGGGGTTACATTGGGATTGATATCGGCTGCCGGAGTTGGTTTTACGGGATTTTTTGCTTGTTCTGTTTTCTGCTGCTCAGCTTTCAGCTTTTCTTCTTCCTGTTGATTATTCTGAAAATAAAACATGAATCCGAAAAGGACCAAACATAAAACCGCAAAACTAATAATCTGACTTTTATCGAGTCCTTTGTTCTCTTGCATTTTATTTTTATTAAAATTTTTTAAATATTTATTTTATAACATTTCAAATAATTTCAAGTTTAAATTATTTGAAACATTAAGAAAAATAAGTTTTAAAGATTAATTAAGAAATATCTAAAGATATTTTAAGCATATTGCTTAAAATTCGCTTGCGAAACCTTAACAATTCTTTTATTCTTAAATGCCTTAATGTTTTAAAAACTAAAACATATTTACATTGATAGCATTGCTATATTTTAGAGTCGACAAAAATACTGTTTTTTTATCAAAACTCTACAGTATAATGTGTTACTATATAATAAACTCAGACTGATTATTCTCAGTCTGAGTTTATATATAACGTTTATAATTTGATAATTACTTTAGATTCAAACCTTATCGGTTTAAAAAACCTGTAAGTCATCACCATCCAAAAGGTTTTATCAATTAATTTTCTTATTAATTTTTCTCACAAGCCTTAATAAAAGCTTTGAATAAAGGATGCGGAGTTGCCACCGTACTCTTGTATTCTGGGTGATATTGTACTCCCACGTAGAAAGGATGATCTGTCATTTCAAGGGCTTCCACCAATCCTGTTTCAGGGTTTGTCCCGGTAGCTAAGAAACCATTTTTTTCGAATTCTTGAAGATAATCACTGTTGAATTCATAACGGTGACGGTGTCTTTCAGAAATATTTTTAGCTCCGTAAATTTCATATAGCTTAGAAGCATTTTTCAATGAACATTTCCAAGCACCAAGACGCATGGTACCTCCTTTATCTACAACATTTTTCTGCTCTTCCATGATAGAGATTACAGGATCTGGTGTAGACGTATCAAATTCCATTGAGTTTGCTTTTGAGTGCCCAAGAACATTTCTGGCAAATTCAATCGTCATAATCTGCATTCCTAAACAAATCCCTAACATCGGAACTTTATTTTCTCTTGCGTATTGAGCCGTAAGAACTTTACCTTCAATTCCTCTGTCACCAAAACCTGGGGCAACAAGAATCCCATCAACACCTTGTAAAGTTTCTTTAATATTTTCTGCAGTAATCTCTCCACTGTATACCCATCTTACTTTCACTTCAGTCTCAAGACTTGCCCCTGCATGTTTGAAAGCTTCAGCAATAGAAATATAAGAATCTTGTAGAGAAATATATTTTCCTACTAATGCAATTTCTACCGTTCTTTTAGGATTTTTGAATTTTTTAAGGAAAGTTTTCCAATCTTTAAGGTCAGCTTCTTTGTCATTTTTAAGATCTAATTCTTTTAGAACTACATCATCAAAATTCTGCTTTTGAAGGTACATCGGAACTTCATAGATAGTTTCCAAATCTTTACATTCAATTACATTATCCAAAGAAACGTTACAGAATTGAGCTAATTTTGCTCTCTGATCTTTTGGAATATTGTGCTCTGTTCTACATACTAAAACATCTGCCATAATTCCGCTTTCCATCAATTGACGAACAGAATGTTGAGAAGGTTTAGTTTTCAATTCCCCACTTGAAGCCAAATATGGCAACAAAGTAAGGTGAATTACCATAGAATTATTCTCTCCCAATTCCCATTTCAACTGACGTACAGTTTCAATGTATGGTAAAGACTCAATATCTCCTACAGTTCCACCGATCTCAGTAATGATGATATCGTAGTTCTGCTTAGATAGCATTTTAATTCTACGTTTAATTTCGTTGGTAATATGAGGGATTACCTGCACTGTTTTTCCAAGGAAATCTCCTTTTCTTTCTTTATCAATTACAGTTTGGTAGATTTTCCCAGTGGTAACGTTGTTGTTTTGAGAAGTAGGAGCATCAAGATAACGCTCATAGTGCCCTAAATCCAAATCCGTCTCTGCGCCATCTTCGGTCACATAGCATTCTCCGTGTTCATAAGGGTTTAATGTTCCTGGGTCGATGTTAATATAAGGATCCAGTTTTTGAATGGTTACATTAAAGCCGCGTGATTTTAGTAGAAGTCCCAGAGAAGCAGAAACGATTCCCTTTCCCAAAGATGAAGTTACACCTCCTGTCACAAAGATGTACTTTGTATTCTTTTTACTCATTAGATTAGGTTTGTGCAAAGTTAGGGGAAAAAGAAAAGCAAAGCAATTTTGTTTACCTTTTAAATTTTAAAATATTGATTTCCTTCATCAAAAACACTATTCCAGGCGGTAAAAACTAGCCTTAAAGTTTCTATTAAAAATAAAAAGGTTTCTCAAAAATCATTTTGAGAAACCTTTCACTTAAACCAAATTATATATAAAAATTATTATTTCACTAATTCTAAAAACAGACTT
Encoded proteins:
- a CDS encoding SusC/RagA family TonB-linked outer membrane protein → MKKLTAGVLILVLSSSFVVAQAQIKPGDSLKTQEIEGVVVTALGIKREKKALGYASQEIKGDVISDAGQTNAVSALSGNVAGVQVTAPSTMGGSTRITMRGISSITGENRPLIIVDGVPLDNSNVNDVDTQRGAGGRDYGDASFDINPDDIESVTVLKGGPAAALYGSRAGNGAILYTTKSAKKGKTDVQFNTGVAFEEIYIRPKLQNQYGGGSQFTLPTQSINGTTYNIQEYQTDASWGPKYDPNLMYLPWYAFDPEFSADYLKPVPFIAPKNDVDSFFKTGVAYTNNLSVAKSFGDTNVRLSYTNTNINGIVPTSKIKKDNFSINLNSKLSEKLKADAVLNYVHTEGFNRPEVGYGDNSVAQKFYQFGQRNLDFVKLMDYKLADGSQRTWNRTSWDNAAPKYSDNPYWTIFENTSADSRNRFFGNAGLTYNIDKHFYITGKVYADLYSQNISSRVAVGSQAISNYTLEKRNVSEFNYEGRAHYNNNFGDFSLNAFAGFNIRDNKMSWLRGTTVGGLIIPGLYNLNNGIENSLATNYDSHSSVKSVFGSVSLGYKDMLFVEGTGRNDWFSMLNDDQFYPSVTGSFVFSKVLNADWLSFGKIRAGWSNIALGTDPYNRLTYTEIGLPFNGSPQYSNPNTSNDPNIKPELKVTQEIGIEASLFKNRVSLDFTYYDTKSKDLIIALPIDPATGYLFKRINAGEMTNKGIEAMVNVVPIRNENFSWNVTWNFARNRNRLVNLYGDLQNYVLTNAPFRAQLVAQVGQAYGTILGTDFVYDGNGNKVVDENGFYKASDLKSLGSILPEYNMGFRNTLKYKSLSLSFLIDIQQGGKYFSTTHMWGMYSGMLEESALGGNREAGIVLAGVKEDGTQNDILLDAQTWGSTYYNTVDAQNVFDASYIKLRDVTIGYELPKSLIGNVFEGIRISAFARNVFAWNLANKGIDPENTSYGSGNIQGMEGGSLPSTRTFGFNVNFKF
- the yidC gene encoding membrane protein insertase YidC, whose amino-acid sequence is MQENKGLDKSQIISFAVLCLVLFGFMFYFQNNQQEEEKLKAEQQKTEQAKNPVKPTPAADINPNVTPNAIQVSNLANNELSLEFSSLGGQVSKVELLKYKAYDRKTDKADLPLNLITKNNSSYGFQFKDKTGKTVNTKDLVFSPVVNGNSVTLTANYNGATIQFIYTINNNPKAELKDQYTLDFKVRTQGLANVTSDNKADFIWDYRVRNLEKGRAQEQTHSEFAYAFNNYKDYDYDGRTEMNEEKETLNWIGVKQQFFSSVIEAKNGFTHSKGNQEGIEEGEYLKKLNFEGFVQMQGSELNQDFTWYFMPLDLPLLKSYDKNFDEILPLGWSFIGAMNRYFFMWLYSIIASWGISAGWVIFLMTIIVKLILSPIMYKQHKLSAMMKVIRPEIDEANAKFKDADPMKKQQATMEIYRKAGVNQMAGCLPALVQIPIFYALFRFFPNFIDLRGQGFWFAKDLTAYDDLIKLPFNVPFLGDHLSVFAIACTIVILIYTVMTSGNMQQPQQEGMPNMKVIMYIFPITFLFFLNTSASGLSWYYFVSNAINILIILVIKYVILDEKKIHAQIQANKEKPKAEGKFQKRMREMMEKAQDAQKTQEQTKGKKK
- a CDS encoding ribonuclease HII is translated as MDLLKKWSKDYIEAGCDEVGRGCLCGPVVAAAVILDENFEQNLINDSKKLSFKTRMDLDSYIKDNVKSFAIAELPPSFIDEHNILNASIHAMHNALDKLAIRPEFILVDGNKFHPYNFIPHQCVIKGDSKFLSIAAASILAKNYRDKLMIELHEEHPEYGWNTNFGYATKKHQEALIKHGITKHHRLSFRLKYD